In one Halichondria panicea chromosome 4, odHalPani1.1, whole genome shotgun sequence genomic region, the following are encoded:
- the LOC135335496 gene encoding uncharacterized protein LOC135335496 — MSYSSPHQQWPPPLPGPVSRITVTRDYAHGKTTPRDDNQLDLFSKGLADIERRRALRHSRKHARSSASSDDHIKKERFEGDHGHSYSTHSINSAYQSQDATKHEFSQGLPDHDGRYYDQPSGGSYGNGDKTYRYEHDYQNGGSSYWDDQKGGYPNHEYVPENNYNHPAAEMFQEELQYLDGDIERERTDPAVGYECDVCRISVNSVSVLQTHFAGSKHKKALAKRGMSNALDDLVKLPKDETVRKSILRCTLCNVIIQGTEMYLHSMSEQHQEMLISATPKEMIDKMTKTIDGETGWYETVDVQNEGETEYQRYKCAVCDLMLPNRQSYELHVQGKKHEKKLRWTNSDNRDPDDGGYESAQFWCSICCVFCSTANDLDKHFSGKQHAKILRTKGVSKEVIHDTLPENTKLFPTIPDPPTRALNLYDKNLCETKPKPKKGLYGSLLSETLPSPHSSFSNEQRPSTSSQLLVSPPVAAGAPPPPEDSGERTLSLSVGAFLRSINGEDPTPKKKQSTTTSHGAQSSVVSQLASKKHFTHRNPAMLVQYPVIKRRRYT; from the exons ATG AGTTATTCCAGTCCTCACCAGCAATGGCCGCCTCCTCTACCCGGACCCGTGTCCCGTATCACCGTTACCAGGGACTACGCTCACGGTAAGACCACCCCTCGTGACGATAATCAACTGGACCTCTTCAGTAAAGGCCTAGCGGATATTGAGAGGCGACGTGCACTGCGTCATAGCCGAAAACACGCTAGGAGTAGTGCCAGCAGTGATGATCACATAAAGAAGGAAAGATTTGAGGGGGATCATGGCCACagctacagtacacacagcaTTAACAGTGCCTATCAAAGCCAAGATGCAACCAAACATGAATTCTCTCAAGGGTTGCCCGATCATGATGGACGCTACTATGACCAACCCAGCGGAGGTAGCTATGGCAATGGAGACAAGACGTACCGTTACGAGCACGACTACCAGAATGGTGGCAGTAGTTACTGGGACGACCAAAAAGGGGGTTACCCTAATCACGAATATGTCCCCGAGAACAATTACAATCATCCTGCTGCAGAGATGTTTCAAGAGGAGCTGCAGTATCTTGATGGCGATATTGAACGTGAGAGAACGGACCCAGCTGTCGGCTACGAGTGTGATGTGTGTCGCATCTCTGTGAACAGCGTGTCCGTACTGCAGACCCACTTTGCTGGCTCCAAACATAAGAAGGCCCTGGCTAAGAGGGGCATGTCCAATGCTCTGGACGATCTCGTGAAGCTACCAAAAGATGAGACAGTGAGGAAGAGCATACTGAGATGTACGCTATGCAACGTCATCATCCAG GGAACAGAAATGTACTTGCACTCCATGAGCGAGCAGCATCAGGAAATGCTCATTAGTGCCACTCCGAAAGAGATGATCGACAAAATGACCAAAACGATTGACGGAGAAACAGGTTGGTATGAAACAGTAGACGTTCAAAATGAAGGCGAAACAGAATATCAAAGATACAAGTGTGCCGTGTGTGACCTCATGCTCCCAAACAGACAATCATACGAGCTCCATGTACAAGGAAAAAAGCACGAAAAGAAACTTCGATGGACAAATTCTGACAACCGAGACCCTGATGACGGAGGATACGAAAGTGCCCAGTTTTGGTGCAGTATTTGCTGCGTTTTTTGCTCGACTGCTAACGATCTTGACAAGCACTTCTCTGGTAAGCAGCATGCCAAGATATTACGTACAAAAGGTGTGAGCAAAGAGGTGATTCATGATACTCTACCTGAGAACACGAAGCTTTTCCCGACCATCCCTGACCCACCCACCAGAGCACTCAATCTATATGATAAGAATCTCTGCGAGACCAAGCCCAAGCCCAAGAAGGGATTGTATGGCTCTCTGCTCAGTGAAACGTTGCCCTCTCCTCATTCGTCGTTCAGTAACGAACAACGTCCATCCACCTCCTCACAGCTGCTAGTGTCTCCACCTGTGGCAGCTGGAGCTCCTCCACCACCAGAGGATTCTGGAGAACGTACCTTATCCCTCTCAGTCGGTGCTTTCCTGCGGTCTATCAACGGGGAGGACCCTACGCCTAAGAAGAAGCAATCAACCACGACCAGTCACGGCGCACAGTCGTCAGTGGTGTCACAGCTAGCCTCGAAGAAGCACTTCACACACAGAAACCCAGCTATGTTAGTACAGTATCCTGTCATCAAGCGTCGTCGGTACACATGA
- the LOC135335503 gene encoding ubiquitin-like-conjugating enzyme ATG10, which produces MSSSYLPYQQFESDARELVDISARIGDGWELKTIKICSEPETIFLSKTITNHTIDTAEKDSIELTNDVLLDLVGPSEVEDVIDPAVAISHLPTLQQTVCVEYHIVYSDSYEVPILYFNATQSNGQQLSLDDIWKIVSKDLISSNTDRWSLVSQQEHPLLGRPFYHVHPCHTAKVMGKALTVLSCEQHRSETMSSNGGTNSPNYLIAWLSTFGPLVGLRVPLGFVRAEE; this is translated from the coding sequence ATGTCAAGTAGCTACCTGCCCTATCAACAATTTGAGAGCGATGCCAGAGAGTTGGTGGATATCTCAGCTCGGATAGGAGATGGCTGGGAGCTCAAAACCATCAAGATCTGCTCTGAACCAGAAACTATATTCCTTTCAAAGACCATTACCAACCACACTATCGACACGGCTGAAAAGGACTCGATAGAACTGACTAATGATGTTCTACTGGACCTAGTGGGACCGTCAGAAGTAGAAGATGTTATCGATCCAGCTGTCGCTATTAGCCACCTACCTACACTACAGCaaacagtgtgtgtggagtacCATATAGTGTACAGTGATTCTTATGAAGTGCCTATACTCTACTTCAATGCGACTCAATCTAACGGACAACAATTGTCACTCGATGATATTTGGAAAATTGTTTCAAAGGATCTAATATCTTCTAATACGGATAGATGGAGTCTGGTATCGCAGCAAGAGCATCCTCTCCTGGGTCGGCCATTTTATCATGTCCATCCTTGCCACACTGCCAAGGTGATGGGGAAAGCTCTGACTGTATTAAGTTGTGAGCAGCATCGATCAGAAACAATGTCTTCAAACGGAGGAACAAATTCTCCAAACTATTTGATAGCTTGGTTGAGCACATTTGGGCCACTGGTGGGACTCAGAGTGCCATTGGGTTTTGTGAGGGCAGAGGAGTGA
- the LOC135335495 gene encoding trithorax group protein osa-like isoform X1: protein MSYPPPQGYYQQGGYPQAQAPPPGGQGYPPPGGQQPGGQGYPPPQQQPPAYGQPPPVSQGYGAPQLSSQMSGMSLQQGPPRAGDTAILSCFTEGNVVILQSRASEKSLRVSQDGEVQGTGAHGPFAQFRVHVKRPGVVSLQNVKNPDYWLAVFQGKTVGTGKGGPYCEFMVNEIEGRFVALESVSTPGQYVGILPDGCVKPPDQTRTGKHGRFVVTVHVRAGPAPQAQPSPPQPHYPPPAQQAQPSPPQPHYPPPAQQGPPPAQYPVPGYPPPQQQPAGYPPPQAGYPPQQQQPPPEHQLPYGYKVTDAFQAGNVVQLISRPTGLPLQVLRGFFTSTAGQLGTTDSQWNVVVPQGCAPGVFMLHNVKWPGMYLAVKKGKVHNGNGGPFCHFVARTHPDNYVSFLSVANSNQYLAFAEHGNAVATNSVAESDIRTQFYIRINKMRHGHSSTISTPFGRASLANQLTDGCVVQLYLKSNNFYLSINAAGILQNIVNGNDKHTFFKVSDRGMGIYSLHAYKYPGYRVRMQNGALVGKGSPDLASDFRLKESVDGTVSFESVIQSGSYVGIKGPAGFQTKLYIFLVTIQKFGGSETITKTPLN from the exons ATGTCCTACCCACCTCCGCAAGGCTACTATCAGCAAGGCGGGTACCCACAGGCCCAGGCACCACCGCCTGGAGGTCAAGGTTACCCCCCACCAGGAGGACAGCAGCCTGGAGGTCAAGGTTACCCCCCACCCCAGCAACAGCCACCAGCTTATGGCCAGCCTCCTCCAGTATCTCAAGGATATGGG gCCCCACAGCTCTCGTCCCAGATGTCCGGAATGAGCCTGCAACAGGGACCACCCCGTGCTGGAGACACTGCTATACTG TCTTGCTTCACAGAGGGCAATGTGGTGATCCTTCAGTCTCGTGCCAGCGAGAAGTCCCTCCGTGTATCACAGGACGGGGAGGTCCAGGGGACAGGGGCACACGGACCATTCGCTCAGTTCCGTGTCCATGTGAAACGCCCTGGGGTCGTATCACTGCAGAATGTGAAGAACCCTGATTACTGGCTGGCTGTGTTCCAGGGGAAGACAGTGGGGACG GGCAAGGGTGGTCCCTACTGTGAGTTTATGGTCAACGAAATTG agggtcGCTTCGTAGCCCTGGAGAGTGTGAGCACTCCTGGACAGTATGTGGGTATCCTCCCTGATGGTTGTGTCAAACCACCTGATCAGACACGCACTGGAAAACACGGTCGCTTTGTAGTCACGGTGCATGTTCGT GCTGGCCCGGCCCCTCAGGCCCAGCCGTCGCCCCCGCAGCCTCACTACCCACCTCCGGCTCAGCAGGCCCAACCGTCCCCCCCGCAGCCTCACTACCCACCTCCGGCTCAGCAGGGACCACCCCCAGCCCAG taccctGTGCCTGGGTACCCCCCACCTCAGCAACAGCCAGCAGGCTACCCCCCACCACAAGCTGGGTACCCCCCACAGCAACAACAGCCCCCTCCCGAGCACCAGCTACCGTATGGATACAAAGTGACGGATGCCTTCCAGGCTGGCAACGTTGTTCAGCTCATATCCCGGCCGACAGGCCTACCACTTCAAGTGCTTCGTGGATTCTTCACTTCTACTGCAGGACAACTTGGCACCACTGACA GTCAATGGAATGTCGTTGTGCCCCAAGGCTGTGCCCCTGGAGTGTTCATGCTACATAATGTCAAGTGGCCTGGAATGTACCTTGCTGTGAAGAAGGGGAAAGTTCACAAT GGCAACGGTGGACCATTCTGCCATTTTGTAGCGCGCACTCATCCGGACAACTATGTTAGCTTTCTATCAGTGGCCAACTCCAACCAATATCTAGCGTTTGCTGAGCATGGCAACGCTGTCGCCACTAACAGCGTGGCAGAGTCTGACATCCGCACTCAGTTCTACATCAGGATTAAT AAAATGAGACACGGTCACTCATCCACCATCAGCACTCCCTTTGGAAGGGCCTCCCTGGCA AACCAGCTGACGGATGGCTGTGTAGTCCAGCTCTACCTCAAGTCCAACAACTTTTATCTGTCGATCAATGCTGCTGGAATTTTGCAGAATATTGTCAACGGGAACGACAAACACA CATTCTTCAAGGTATCTGATCGTGGGATGGGCATATACTCACTGCATGCTTACAAGTACCCAGGGTACAGAGTTCGGATGCAGAATGGAGCTCTCGTGGGGaag GGTTCTCCGGACTTGGCTAGCGACTTTCGTCTCAAGGAGAGCGTTGATGGGACAGTCAGCTTTGAGAGTGTGATACAATCAGGATCATACGTCGGGATAAAGGGACCGGCTGGATTCCAGACCAAGCTCTACATATTCCTCGTG ACTATCCAGAAGTTTGGTGGATCTGAAACTATTACAAA GACTCCTCTGAACTGA
- the LOC135335495 gene encoding uncharacterized protein LOC135335495 isoform X2, translated as MSYPPPQGYYQQGGYPQAQAPPPGGQGYPPPQQQPPAYGQPPPVSQGYGAPQLSSQMSGMSLQQGPPRAGDTAILSCFTEGNVVILQSRASEKSLRVSQDGEVQGTGAHGPFAQFRVHVKRPGVVSLQNVKNPDYWLAVFQGKTVGTGKGGPYCEFMVNEIEGRFVALESVSTPGQYVGILPDGCVKPPDQTRTGKHGRFVVTVHVRAGPAPQAQPSPPQPHYPPPAQQAQPSPPQPHYPPPAQQGPPPAQYPVPGYPPPQQQPAGYPPPQAGYPPQQQQPPPEHQLPYGYKVTDAFQAGNVVQLISRPTGLPLQVLRGFFTSTAGQLGTTDSQWNVVVPQGCAPGVFMLHNVKWPGMYLAVKKGKVHNGNGGPFCHFVARTHPDNYVSFLSVANSNQYLAFAEHGNAVATNSVAESDIRTQFYIRINKMRHGHSSTISTPFGRASLANQLTDGCVVQLYLKSNNFYLSINAAGILQNIVNGNDKHTFFKVSDRGMGIYSLHAYKYPGYRVRMQNGALVGKGSPDLASDFRLKESVDGTVSFESVIQSGSYVGIKGPAGFQTKLYIFLVTIQKFGGSETITKTPLN; from the exons ATGTCCTACCCACCTCCGCAAGGCTACTATCAGCAAGGCGGGTACCCACAGGCCCAGGCACCACCGCCTGGAG GTCAAGGTTACCCCCCACCCCAGCAACAGCCACCAGCTTATGGCCAGCCTCCTCCAGTATCTCAAGGATATGGG gCCCCACAGCTCTCGTCCCAGATGTCCGGAATGAGCCTGCAACAGGGACCACCCCGTGCTGGAGACACTGCTATACTG TCTTGCTTCACAGAGGGCAATGTGGTGATCCTTCAGTCTCGTGCCAGCGAGAAGTCCCTCCGTGTATCACAGGACGGGGAGGTCCAGGGGACAGGGGCACACGGACCATTCGCTCAGTTCCGTGTCCATGTGAAACGCCCTGGGGTCGTATCACTGCAGAATGTGAAGAACCCTGATTACTGGCTGGCTGTGTTCCAGGGGAAGACAGTGGGGACG GGCAAGGGTGGTCCCTACTGTGAGTTTATGGTCAACGAAATTG agggtcGCTTCGTAGCCCTGGAGAGTGTGAGCACTCCTGGACAGTATGTGGGTATCCTCCCTGATGGTTGTGTCAAACCACCTGATCAGACACGCACTGGAAAACACGGTCGCTTTGTAGTCACGGTGCATGTTCGT GCTGGCCCGGCCCCTCAGGCCCAGCCGTCGCCCCCGCAGCCTCACTACCCACCTCCGGCTCAGCAGGCCCAACCGTCCCCCCCGCAGCCTCACTACCCACCTCCGGCTCAGCAGGGACCACCCCCAGCCCAG taccctGTGCCTGGGTACCCCCCACCTCAGCAACAGCCAGCAGGCTACCCCCCACCACAAGCTGGGTACCCCCCACAGCAACAACAGCCCCCTCCCGAGCACCAGCTACCGTATGGATACAAAGTGACGGATGCCTTCCAGGCTGGCAACGTTGTTCAGCTCATATCCCGGCCGACAGGCCTACCACTTCAAGTGCTTCGTGGATTCTTCACTTCTACTGCAGGACAACTTGGCACCACTGACA GTCAATGGAATGTCGTTGTGCCCCAAGGCTGTGCCCCTGGAGTGTTCATGCTACATAATGTCAAGTGGCCTGGAATGTACCTTGCTGTGAAGAAGGGGAAAGTTCACAAT GGCAACGGTGGACCATTCTGCCATTTTGTAGCGCGCACTCATCCGGACAACTATGTTAGCTTTCTATCAGTGGCCAACTCCAACCAATATCTAGCGTTTGCTGAGCATGGCAACGCTGTCGCCACTAACAGCGTGGCAGAGTCTGACATCCGCACTCAGTTCTACATCAGGATTAAT AAAATGAGACACGGTCACTCATCCACCATCAGCACTCCCTTTGGAAGGGCCTCCCTGGCA AACCAGCTGACGGATGGCTGTGTAGTCCAGCTCTACCTCAAGTCCAACAACTTTTATCTGTCGATCAATGCTGCTGGAATTTTGCAGAATATTGTCAACGGGAACGACAAACACA CATTCTTCAAGGTATCTGATCGTGGGATGGGCATATACTCACTGCATGCTTACAAGTACCCAGGGTACAGAGTTCGGATGCAGAATGGAGCTCTCGTGGGGaag GGTTCTCCGGACTTGGCTAGCGACTTTCGTCTCAAGGAGAGCGTTGATGGGACAGTCAGCTTTGAGAGTGTGATACAATCAGGATCATACGTCGGGATAAAGGGACCGGCTGGATTCCAGACCAAGCTCTACATATTCCTCGTG ACTATCCAGAAGTTTGGTGGATCTGAAACTATTACAAA GACTCCTCTGAACTGA
- the LOC135335499 gene encoding WD repeat domain-containing protein 83-like — protein sequence MASTENALPTEVAFELLGHQGAVRAVRFNRTGSYCLTCGSDRTVRLWNPHKGLPVKSYSGHGAEVLDADSSHDNSRIVSGGVDKLVLLLDVGTGQPIRKLRGHLSRINCVKFNEEATLIISGSYDASVRIWDCRTRVHDPVQVMDEAKDSVTSLRLTNSEILTGSVDGKVRRYDMRFGKLFTDTIGQSVTCVSHSHDGHCVLVSTLDSKLRLFDKDSGEMLNEYSGHVNSDYKLDSCLSQDDSHVISGSEDGRVCFWDLVEGHLVHTLQLSKKGDRKPPIVYSLCWHPTRPTLLSAGSHGPVTVWKPTGWREQDDDEQ from the exons ATGGCCTCCACAGAGAATGCACTACCTACAGAAGTTGCATTTGAGCTGCTTGGACACCAAGGGGCCGTGAGAGCTGTCAGGTTTAATA ggACTGGCAGTTACTGTCTGACGTGTGGCAGTGATCGTACTGTGAGGCTCTGGAACCCCCACAAGGGGTTGCCCGTCAAGTCGTACTCGGGTCACGGTGCAGAGGTGCTCGACGCTGATTC ATCACATGACAACAGTCGTATAGTGTCAGGGGGAGTGGACAAGTTGGTGCTACTACTAGACGTGGGAACCGGACAACCTATTAGAAAACTGAGGGGACACCTCAGC AGAATCAACTGTGTCAAATTCAATGAAGAGGCCACCTTGATCATATCAG gTTCCTATGACGCCAGTGTTCGGATATGGGACTGCCGTACTAGGGTTCACGACCCTGTGCAGGTGATGGACGAGGCTAAGGACAGCGTCACATCTCTTAGGTTGACTAACAGCGAGATACTCACTGG CTCTGTGGATGGTAAGGTTCGTCGCTATGACATGCGGTTTGGGAAACTCTTCACAGACACCATTGGAC agtcTGTGACATGTGTGAGCCACTCCCACGACGGCCATTGTGTGCTGGTCTCCACTCTCGACAGTAAACTGAGGCTCTTTGACAAGGACAGCGGCGAAATGCTCAACGA gtacagtggTCATGTGAACTCAGACTACAAGTTGGACAGTTGTCTGTCTCAAgatgatagtcatgtgatcagtGGCTCAGAGGACGGGAGAGTGTGCTTCTGGGACCTCGTGGAA GGCCACTTGGTACACACGCTACAGCTGAGCAAGAAGGGGGACAGGAAACCCCCTATAGTGTACTCCCTGTGCTGGCACCCCACACGCCCCACCCTCCTATCAGCTGGATCTCACGGCCCTGTCACTGTCTGGAAACCAACAGGATGGAGAGAACAGGATGACGACGAACAATGA
- the LOC135335501 gene encoding protein Hook homolog 3-like translates to MATESDTELYTSLVKWLENCLALGGTLLFDEGAVHEGAAIADCLVQLSPDVFTSEWRSKIITETAGNWKLRHNNLKKIHNALMSYYKDVLHVSLATFQAPDVREAAETGSPQEMAKLIQLMLGVAINCDKKDTYIQAIMSLQEEIQHNVMGAIQDLMSYQTPNMVTGEDYTELEREHKRVVSSLESMKADYDAALQSSHELSVQLKAVCGEREELEGELATLKGRLNDAEHSAGVSGEAKMVALQRQLDSMRTENLHLDSERDELKLKVVEVEGQLTELFQRNRSLQVENDEIPILRDSIEEMRYLESKVKNYEGVISQYKKKLEDAGDLRKQVKATEEKNMMYVQQNLDLEEELRRLSNVRSQLDGQKKRILELENELAQEKLRCLEATEEAEDKVQVVSTLTAELIQVKRERDNLSMQVPGTPLAGEFAMFSQSSRSLEQTSLLDQPDYGGVVGGLGLQEAFTPEMREKMVKLNKENEILKRRLETETESPLGDAEVQSRLGDQEDTIQRQGRELTELNTKLNKLIKAAKEQKAQIVTLEEVKRTKDGEIEKYKKYLNKAKKIIESFGGNKGQSSDDNVEVQTLKNTLKEREKAQERLEREYSQDRMAWEREEKLVVSAWYEMGLMMHRKYTQERLLSQHGGSFLTRQRSALYKKPVPINTSLPSGPV, encoded by the exons ATGGCCACTGAAAGCGACACTGAGCTATACACAAGCCTTGTGAAATGG TTGGAGAACTGCCTTGCTCTGGGGGGTACGTTATTGTTTGACGAGGGGGCAGTCCACGAGGGGGCAGCCATTGCGGACTGTCTAGTGCAGCTGTCTCCAGACGTGTTCACTAGCGAATGGAGAAGCAAGATCATCACTGAGACGGCTGGCAACTGGAAGCTCAGA CACAACAATCTCAAGAAGATACACAATGCCTTAATGAGTTACTACAAAGATGTCCTCCACGTGTCCCTGGCCACATTCCAGGCCCCTGACGTGAGAGAAGCTGCAGAGACTGGCTCACCACAGGAAATGGCCAAGCTGATACAACTAATGCTAGGAGTAGCAATCAACTGTGACAAGAAGGACA catacaTCCAAGCTATCATGTCTCTCCAAGAAGAAATCCAGCACAATGTAATGGGGGCCATTCAAGAT TTAATGAGTTACCAAACACCAAACATGGTCACTGGGGAGGATTACACTGAACTAGAGAgagag CACAAACGGGTAGTGTCTTCACTAGAAAGCATGAAGGCAGATTACGATGCAGCTCTGCAGTCAAGCCACGAGCTCTCTGTGCAACTGAAGGCAGTGTGTGGCGAGAGGGAGGAATTGGAGGGGGAGCTGGCCACCCTCAAAGGAAGGCTTAATGATGCTGAGCACTCGGCTGG AGTGAGTGGAGAGGCCAAAATGGTGGCCTTACAGAGGCAGCTGGACAGCATGAGGACAGAGAACCTCCATCTCGACTCAGAGAGAGATGAGTTGAAACTCAAG GTGGTTGAGGTCGAAGGTCAACTGACGGAGCTTTTCCAGAGGAACAGAAGCCTTCAAGTGGAGAACGATGAAATCCCTATCCTCAGAGACTCCATTGAAGAGATGAGATACCTGGAGAGCaaagtg AAAAACTACGAGGGTGTGATCAGTCAATATAAGAAGAAGTTAGAAGATGCCGGTGATCTCAGGAAACAGGTCAAAGCCACCGAGGAGAAAAACATGATGTATGTGCAGCAAAACCTCGACCTAGAGGAa GAGCTCAGACGTCTGTCGAATGTTCGCTCACAACTGGACGGTCAGAAAAAGAGA ATACTCGAGTTAGAGAACGAGCTAGCACAAGAGAAGCTGCGTTGCCTGGAG GCGACAGAGGAAGCTGAGGATAAGGTTCAAGTGGTCTCCACACTCACGGCTGAGCTCATT caagtgaagagagagagggataacCTCTCCATGCAAGTCCCCGGGACACCACTGGCAGGAGAAT TTGCCATGTTTTCTCAGTCGAGTCGTTCATTGGAGCAAACATCTCTACTTGATCAGCCGGACTATGGGGGCGTGGTAGGTGGGTTGGGTCTACAGGAGGCCTTCACTCCCGAGATGAGGGAGAAGATGGTGAAACTCAATAAAGAGAACGAGATACTCAAGAGGCGGCTGGAAACAGAAACAGAGTCACCATTGG GTGATGCTGAGGTCCAGTCGCGACTGGGTGATCAGGAGGACACTATACAGAGACAGGGACGAGAGCTGACAGAACTGAACACTAAACTCAATAAGCTAATCAAGGCTGCTAAGGAACAGA AGGCTCAGATCGTCACGCTTGAGGAGGTGAAGAGGACCAAAGACGGCGAGATTGAGAAATACAAGAAGTATCTGAACAAAGCCAAGAAGATCATCGAGAGctttggaggcaacaaaggacAATCGTCAGACGACAATGTGGAG GTGCAGACTCTGAAGAACACACTGAAGGAGAGGGAGAAAGCTCAAGAGAGGCTGGAG CGTGAGTACAGTCAGGACAGGATGGCCTGGGAGAGGGAGGAGAAACTAGTCGTGTCAGCGTGGTACGaaatg ggtctGATGATGCACCGCAAGTACACCCAAGAGAGGCTGCTCAGTCAACACGGCGGCTCATTCTTAACCCGACAAAGAAGTGCCCTCTACAAGAAACCAGTGCCCATCAACACATCCCTACCCTCAGGGCCTGTCTGA
- the LOC135335498 gene encoding UV excision repair protein RAD23 homolog A-like yields the protein MSGIKIKTLQQKTFEVDIEHTETVRALKEKIEEDKGMEFQADLLKLIYAGKILEDSQPLSKYKIQPSGFVVVMVSKSRPPPKPAAEESSEATTTSVEASTTAQETPTSQQPPEATATTSESEGGVSRMETSEATPTVTPSAQGSDTIESRSEGSLLQAGSTLVTGPDLDEATSNLMALGYEQDQVIRALNASFNNPDRAAELLMTGNVPNDPIPTAPEGMEEEPGEQPSRDIPPGQQGEGESAGGPPPANPFEFLQDRPQFQLLRTLVQQNPGSLPNLLQQIGQANPQLLQLVSSNQQAFIDMLNRPSPGEGVGAGPVAGAGAGAPPQIPQGLSPQIPQGLPPGAVSIQVTPEEKEAIERLKGLGFAESAVIQAFVACDKNEELAANFLLSENDRD from the exons ATGAGTGGTATCAAGATAAAGACATTACAACAGAAGACCTTCGAGGTTGACATTGAGCACACAGAAACA GTGAGAGCTCTCAAGGAGAAGATCGAGGAAGATAAGGGAATGGAGTTCCAAGCCGATTTATTAAAGCTTATATATGCTG GAAAAATACTGGAGGACAGCCAACCATTGTCTAAGTATAAAATACAACCGAGTGGCTTTGTCGTTGTCATGGTGAGCAAGTCTCGTCCCCCTCCAAAACCAGCAGCAGAAGAG tcaTCTGAAGCCACGACAACCAGCGTAGAAGCATCTACCACAGCACAAGAAAC gcccaCCAGTCAGCAGCCTCCAGAAGCAACGGCCACCACTTCAGAGTCTGAAGGAGGGGTCTCGAGGATGGAAACAAgtgaggccacacccacagtcACGCCCTCAGCCCAAGGGTCGGACACCATAGAGAGTAGGAGTGAAGGGTCTCTCCTTCAAGCTGGCTCTACTCTAG TGACTGGCCCGGACCTGGATGAGGCTACAAGCAACTTGATGGCACTGGGCTATGAGCAAGACCAAGTAATCAGGGCCCTCAATGCAAGCTTCAACAACCCGGACAGGGCAGCCGAACTGCTCATGACT GGTAATGTACCAAACGACCCTATACCCACTGCTCCGGAGGGGATGGAGGAGGAGCCGGGGGAGCAGCCCTCtagggatatcccccctggCCAACAAGGGGAGGGAGAGTCTGCCGGTGGACCACCGCCAG CAAATCCTTTTGAGTTTCTTCAAGACAGACCTCAGTTTCAGCTGCTGCGTACTTTGGTCCAACAGAACCCTGGGTCCTTGCCCAATCTCCTCCAACAGATAGGACAGGCCAATCCACAGCTCTTgcag ttggtCTCATCTAATCAACAAGCTTTCATTGACATGCTCAACCGTCCCTCACCAGGCGAGGGGGTAGGGGCAGGTCCAGTGGCGGGAGCGGGGGCGGGGGCTCCCCCTCAAATACCACAGGGGCTTTCCCCTCAAATACCACAGGGGCTTCCCCCTGGAGCAGTATCCATACAAGTGACGCCAGAGGAGAAGGAAGCCATTGAAAGG CTGAAGGGGCTCGGGTTTGCAGAGAGTGCTGTGATCCAGGCCTTCGTTGCTTGTGACAAGAACGAGGAATTAGCTGCCAATTTCTTGCTTAGTGAAAATGACAGAGACTGA